A window of the Narcine bancroftii isolate sNarBan1 chromosome 4, sNarBan1.hap1, whole genome shotgun sequence genome harbors these coding sequences:
- the LOC138759848 gene encoding uncharacterized protein isoform X2, whose product MTRTLASFSTHSKELGHTCQTLARGPNLARDVIIFGPQDHIKNVLEVARWPLCQYSACTVTTVSQGEREREKSWSLTSSGGWFYKQAVMSPRPPPHRSVAWPVSGEAKAASQRPEPQWHSISWSCRWSRDAGEKIGAARRAMGAPAAPRLLTRPAAGARSTCGERGWLGRSVSLISHKVI is encoded by the coding sequence atgacaagaacccttgcatccttctccacacactccaaAGAGctaggccacacatgtcaaactctggcccgcgggccaaactTGGCCCGCgatgtaattatatttggcccgcaagatcatatcaaaaatgtattagaggtggcccgctggccgctgtgccagtatagcgcatgcacagtaaccactgtgtcccagggtgagagagagagagaaaaatcctggtccttgacaagtagtggtgggtggttttataaacaagctgtcatgtccccccgcccacccccccaccgcagcgtggcctggccggtgtcaggggaagccaaggctgcttcccagcgcccggaaccccagtggcacagcatttcttggagctgcagatggagtcgggacgccggagagAAGATTGGGGCtgcccgccgggcgatgggggcgccggccgccccgCGCCTTCTCAccagaccagcggcgggtgcccggagtacatgtggagagcgaggctggttggGCAG